In Gammaproteobacteria bacterium, one DNA window encodes the following:
- a CDS encoding TRAP transporter substrate-binding protein: MTDKNRRSFLKQAGAGVAVGAATVTGAAIAAESPAVKWRLASSFPESLDTIYGGAQYLAERVRKLTDGKFDIQVFAAGKIVPGLQVLEAVQNATVQCGHTASYYFVGKNKAFAFDCAIPFGLTARQQNAWMYYGNGLKLTREFFADYNILNFPGGNTGTQMGGWFRNEIKSVADLKGIKMRIPGFGGEIMSKLGVIPQTLAGGDIYPALEKGTIDATEWVGPYDDEKLGFYKVVKNYYYPGWWEPEAQLSLYVNAKEWDKLPKPYQEAFSSAAAEANQYMTAEYDSKNPLAIQRLLGYGVKLHRYPQDVMVAAYKIAFELFEDEAGKNPAFKKIYTDWLKFRGTVQPWHGLAEHTMENFLYTTARK; the protein is encoded by the coding sequence ATGACCGACAAGAATAGACGCTCGTTCCTGAAGCAAGCCGGTGCCGGCGTGGCCGTAGGCGCCGCCACCGTTACCGGTGCGGCGATCGCCGCGGAATCGCCGGCGGTCAAATGGCGTTTGGCATCGAGCTTTCCGGAGAGTTTGGACACTATTTATGGTGGTGCGCAATATTTGGCGGAACGCGTGCGCAAGCTCACCGACGGTAAGTTCGACATCCAAGTGTTTGCCGCCGGCAAGATCGTGCCGGGACTGCAAGTCCTGGAAGCAGTGCAGAACGCGACGGTGCAGTGCGGTCATACCGCGAGTTACTACTTCGTCGGCAAGAACAAGGCGTTTGCGTTCGACTGCGCGATTCCGTTCGGTCTGACGGCGCGCCAGCAAAATGCCTGGATGTACTATGGCAACGGTTTGAAGCTCACGCGCGAGTTCTTCGCCGACTACAACATTCTCAATTTCCCGGGCGGCAACACCGGCACGCAAATGGGCGGCTGGTTCCGCAACGAAATCAAATCGGTCGCCGATCTCAAAGGCATCAAGATGCGGATTCCCGGCTTCGGCGGTGAGATCATGTCGAAGCTCGGCGTCATTCCGCAAACGCTGGCCGGCGGTGACATCTATCCGGCGTTGGAAAAGGGTACGATTGATGCCACCGAATGGGTCGGCCCGTACGACGACGAGAAGCTCGGCTTCTATAAGGTCGTTAAGAACTATTACTACCCGGGTTGGTGGGAACCGGAGGCACAGCTGTCGTTGTACGTGAACGCCAAAGAGTGGGATAAGTTACCGAAGCCCTATCAAGAAGCGTTCAGCAGCGCTGCCGCCGAAGCCAATCAATACATGACCGCCGAGTACGACTCGAAAAATCCGCTGGCGATTCAACGTTTGCTCGGTTACGGCGTGAAGCTGCATCGTTATCCGCAAGACGTGATGGTGGCGGCTTACAAGATTGCGTTCGAGCTGTTCGAGGACGAGGCCGGCAAAAATCCGGCGTTCAAGAAGATCTACACCGACTGGCTCAAGTTCCGCGGCACGGTACAACCGTGGCATGGATTGGCCGAGCATACGATGGAGAATTTCTTGTATACGACGGCGCGGAAGTAA